Proteins from a single region of Aquirhabdus parva:
- a CDS encoding CheR family methyltransferase yields MMTPALTNLSIQPSHAAGSAREKFDDEQYALWRSLIESRIGMVLPDIQRGLFELRVGDRMRICDLSSASYYQYVQTSAVEWQRLVEDLVVHETAFFRHLPSFELLEQRLPLFKGVVHIWSVGCATGEETWSLAMLAEAHVTQGYSVMASDISDAALATAQVGRYSWRKSERIPLLYRQFCVALPESTQASVAHLFALTRQDWQVSDVLREHVFFHRLNLMDSGQVPFRRLQVIFCQNVLIYFRQFDRRDILDALVQRLEIGGLLVLGPGEMADWDHPAMMRIKHAGTLAYERIK; encoded by the coding sequence ATGATGACGCCAGCATTGACCAACCTCAGCATTCAGCCCAGCCATGCTGCGGGATCTGCTCGAGAAAAGTTTGATGATGAGCAATATGCACTCTGGCGCTCATTGATTGAGTCACGGATAGGCATGGTTCTGCCTGATATTCAACGAGGTTTGTTTGAGCTGCGTGTTGGGGATCGTATGCGGATTTGCGATCTCAGTTCAGCATCCTACTATCAGTATGTTCAAACCAGTGCGGTAGAGTGGCAGCGTTTGGTCGAAGATTTAGTCGTGCATGAGACGGCTTTCTTTCGCCATTTACCTTCATTTGAACTTCTTGAGCAGAGGCTACCTTTGTTTAAGGGGGTTGTCCATATTTGGAGTGTTGGCTGTGCGACAGGCGAGGAAACATGGTCACTCGCGATGCTTGCCGAGGCACATGTCACTCAGGGCTATAGTGTGATGGCAAGTGACATCAGTGATGCAGCACTCGCGACAGCACAAGTGGGGCGTTACTCATGGCGTAAGTCAGAACGCATCCCCCTGCTTTATCGTCAATTTTGTGTTGCGTTACCTGAGTCGACACAGGCATCGGTCGCGCATTTATTTGCACTTACACGGCAAGATTGGCAAGTGAGCGATGTACTGCGAGAACATGTCTTTTTTCATCGCCTTAATTTGATGGACAGTGGGCAAGTACCTTTTCGGCGCTTGCAGGTTATTTTTTGCCAGAATGTTTTGATTTATTTTCGTCAATTTGATCGTCGAGATATTTTGGATGCGTTGGTGCAACGTTTAGAGATTGGTGGGCTGCTGGTACTTGGGCCTGGGGAGATGGCGGATTGGGATCATCCAGCCATGATGAGAATTAAACATGCAGGGACGTTGGCATATGAACGAATTAAATAA
- a CDS encoding methyl-accepting chemotaxis protein, with amino-acid sequence MSFRRSNVSTNVKKKINTNALSHQASTAKQRLTQYIDQIAGSFGDAKKVKPLLLLAILALILFLFSLIYLAYTVPKSNKMVRDVGELRVLSEQISKNASEASTGSSDEAFKRLAISKKKFHDRLESLISNYGSSNDDMKAVLAAWKGTELGVNDILTNQDLVNNLHDVGVQTRDVVPLIQTNYNTITDQMVKSGAPASQVVFARNQVLLSERILKSITVVLSGDTTAISSASGFSDDAQTFGKVLQGQLKGDASLGIQAITDPTARTALAAVEKSYTDVLNPSAVKMFISSPQITQVRDSAKNLYAASADLLKRLDTLSGSVQTKYPTILPSALMLLGLIGLGYALIKMFMMRGRIDQERAMADAQKEAERARSIQAESERNQTAILRLLDELGDLADGDLTANATVSEDFTGAIADSVNFAIDQLRLLVSAINTTALQVAGSSQDTQQTAMQLAEASEHQAQEIAGASAAVNEIAVSIDQVSANAIESAAVAERSVEIAVNGGDVVQRSIEGMNIIRDQIQETAKRIKRLGESSQEIGDIVSLINDIADQTNILALNAAIQASMAGEAGRGFAVVADEVQRLAERSAGATKQIEGLVKAIQSDTNEAVISMEQTTSEVVRGAGLAQDAGIALDDVQKVSRTLADLIQNISSAARQQAASAGHISNTMNVIQEITTQTTAGTMATARSVGNLAEMAANLRESVSGFKLPDELTVH; translated from the coding sequence ATGAGTTTTCGTCGTTCGAATGTAAGTACTAATGTCAAAAAGAAAATAAATACGAATGCTTTGAGTCATCAAGCCTCAACAGCGAAGCAACGTTTGACTCAGTATATTGATCAGATTGCAGGGTCTTTTGGTGATGCGAAAAAGGTCAAGCCTTTATTGCTACTCGCTATTTTAGCCCTAATTCTGTTTTTGTTTTCGCTCATCTACTTAGCATATACCGTTCCCAAAAGTAACAAAATGGTTCGAGATGTGGGTGAGTTACGCGTGCTCTCTGAGCAGATTTCAAAGAATGCGAGTGAGGCTTCCACGGGAAGTTCGGATGAGGCATTTAAGCGTCTTGCAATATCTAAAAAGAAATTCCATGATCGTTTGGAAAGCTTAATTTCTAATTATGGATCCAGCAATGATGATATGAAAGCTGTGCTGGCTGCATGGAAAGGCACAGAGCTTGGGGTTAATGATATTCTGACAAATCAGGATCTCGTGAACAATTTGCATGATGTCGGTGTACAAACTCGTGATGTAGTGCCGCTCATTCAAACCAATTACAACACGATCACAGATCAGATGGTGAAGTCGGGTGCACCTGCGAGTCAGGTTGTTTTTGCGCGTAATCAAGTTCTATTATCTGAACGTATTCTGAAATCGATTACGGTGGTCTTGTCTGGTGATACGACGGCAATTTCGTCCGCATCAGGATTCTCAGATGATGCGCAAACCTTTGGTAAAGTGCTGCAAGGTCAGTTAAAAGGGGATGCCAGTTTAGGCATTCAAGCTATTACTGATCCGACCGCACGAACTGCACTTGCCGCCGTTGAAAAATCGTATACCGATGTATTGAACCCTTCTGCAGTAAAAATGTTTATCAGTTCGCCACAAATTACTCAGGTCCGTGATTCAGCAAAAAATCTATACGCAGCATCGGCGGATCTTCTAAAACGTCTCGATACTTTGTCGGGATCTGTGCAAACGAAATATCCGACTATTCTTCCGAGTGCTTTGATGTTATTAGGTTTGATTGGGCTTGGTTATGCGTTGATCAAAATGTTTATGATGCGTGGTCGAATCGATCAGGAACGCGCGATGGCTGATGCGCAAAAAGAAGCAGAACGTGCGCGTAGCATTCAAGCCGAAAGTGAGCGTAATCAGACTGCGATTTTACGTTTGCTCGATGAGTTGGGTGATCTTGCGGATGGTGACTTGACTGCAAACGCTACAGTTTCTGAAGACTTTACTGGGGCGATCGCGGATTCGGTTAATTTTGCGATCGACCAGTTGCGTTTGCTGGTTTCGGCGATTAATACCACCGCTCTGCAAGTTGCGGGCTCTTCACAAGATACCCAGCAAACCGCGATGCAGTTGGCGGAAGCTTCTGAACATCAAGCGCAAGAAATTGCGGGCGCGTCGGCCGCGGTGAATGAAATTGCGGTTTCTATTGATCAGGTTTCTGCCAATGCGATTGAATCAGCTGCCGTTGCTGAACGTTCCGTGGAGATTGCTGTGAATGGTGGGGATGTTGTTCAGCGTTCAATCGAAGGTATGAATATCATCCGTGACCAGATTCAAGAAACTGCGAAACGTATTAAACGTCTGGGTGAATCTTCACAGGAAATCGGTGACATCGTTTCGTTGATTAACGACATTGCGGATCAAACCAACATTTTGGCGTTGAATGCAGCGATTCAGGCTTCGATGGCCGGTGAAGCCGGTCGTGGTTTTGCGGTGGTTGCGGATGAGGTTCAGCGTCTTGCTGAGCGTTCAGCTGGTGCAACCAAACAGATCGAAGGTTTGGTTAAAGCCATTCAAAGTGATACCAATGAAGCGGTTATCTCCATGGAGCAAACAACCTCTGAGGTCGTGCGTGGAGCGGGTCTTGCACAAGACGCGGGAATTGCACTCGATGATGTTCAGAAGGTTTCCAGAACGTTGGCTGACTTGATTCAAAATATTTCGTCAGCAGCGCGCCAACAGGCAGCTTCTGCAGGCCATATTTCGAACACCATGAATGTCATTCAAGAAATTACGACACAAACAACTGCAGGGACCATGGCGACCGCACGTTCAGTGGGTAACTTGGCTGAAATGGCAGCAAATCTACGTGAGTCCGTATCAGGCTTTAAATTGCCTGATGAACTGACTGTGCATTGA
- a CDS encoding chemotaxis protein CheW, with protein MAAKGFIQLLRLSEKGRRRIQQDQESQSDRWSGVAFMLAGQRFVAPLGEVAEVLRVPDYSPVHGVQRWLLGLANVRGRLLPLTDLASFTGVTARDSLQSKVMVIDHGDLFSGLIVDEVLGIQHFSKASYETEVTDVAAGVSPYVQGGFFRTGQHWHVFMLSRLAADPRFLSASL; from the coding sequence ATGGCTGCTAAAGGATTTATTCAGCTCCTACGTCTTTCAGAAAAAGGCCGTCGTCGTATTCAACAAGATCAAGAAAGCCAATCAGACCGCTGGTCTGGGGTTGCGTTCATGCTTGCAGGTCAACGATTTGTCGCACCTCTGGGAGAGGTGGCCGAAGTTCTTCGTGTACCCGATTATTCACCTGTTCATGGTGTACAGCGCTGGTTACTCGGTCTTGCTAATGTACGTGGTCGTTTACTGCCTTTGACCGATCTGGCTAGTTTCACAGGGGTGACGGCTCGCGATAGTCTACAGAGTAAAGTTATGGTCATCGATCATGGTGATTTATTCAGTGGCTTAATCGTCGATGAAGTACTTGGTATTCAACATTTTAGTAAAGCATCTTATGAGACTGAAGTGACTGATGTCGCAGCAGGCGTTTCGCCGTATGTGCAAGGTGGTTTTTTTCGTACTGGGCAGCATTGGCATGTATTTATGCTCAGTCGATTAGCAGCAGACCCGCGATTTTTAAGTGCGAGTTTGTAG
- a CDS encoding response regulator — MAKILVVDDSPTETFRFREMLQRNGHDVLEATNGADGVALTLAEKPDLVLMDVVMPGMNGFQATRQISRGVETSHIPVVIVSTKDQETDRVWGRRQGAKDYLTKPVDEAMLIQVIDGLLPR, encoded by the coding sequence ATGGCAAAGATTTTAGTGGTAGATGATTCCCCAACGGAGACGTTTCGTTTTCGTGAAATGTTGCAGCGCAATGGTCATGATGTACTTGAGGCAACAAATGGTGCTGATGGCGTGGCACTGACACTTGCTGAAAAACCAGATCTTGTACTGATGGATGTGGTCATGCCGGGCATGAATGGATTTCAGGCGACGCGGCAAATTTCTCGCGGTGTGGAAACCAGCCATATTCCTGTCGTGATTGTCAGTACCAAAGATCAGGAAACGGATCGTGTTTGGGGAAGACGTCAGGGGGCGAAGGATTATTTAACCAAGCCAGTGGATGAGGCGATGTTAATTCAAGTGATAGATGGGTTGTTACCTCGATAA
- the pilG gene encoding twitching motility response regulator PilG, with amino-acid sequence MEESFDGLKVMVIDDSKTIRRTAETLLQKAGCTVHTAVDGFDALAKIADTRPDIIFVDIMMPRLDGYQACALIKNNPAYQKTPVIMLSSKDGLFDKAKGRIVGADDYLTKPFSKEELFSAIRQHVVAGVA; translated from the coding sequence ATGGAAGAAAGTTTTGATGGACTGAAAGTGATGGTGATTGACGATTCCAAAACGATTCGTCGAACAGCTGAAACTCTTTTACAAAAAGCAGGATGCACGGTTCATACCGCTGTCGACGGATTCGATGCCTTGGCGAAAATCGCCGATACACGCCCCGATATTATCTTTGTCGATATCATGATGCCGCGTTTAGATGGCTATCAGGCTTGCGCTTTAATCAAAAACAACCCCGCGTATCAAAAAACACCTGTCATCATGCTATCTTCAAAAGATGGATTGTTTGATAAGGCTAAAGGACGTATCGTTGGTGCGGATGATTATTTAACCAAGCCATTCAGCAAGGAAGAGCTGTTTAGTGCAATTCGTCAGCACGTCGTTGCAGGCGTCGCATAA
- the trxB gene encoding thioredoxin-disulfide reductase, protein MNTAVKTRHVRLLILGSGPAGYSAAVYAARANLKPVLVAGLQIGGQLTTTNEVDNWPGDPHGLTGNALMERMQEHAERYGTEIVYDHINSVDLSQRPFRLTGDMEEFTCDALIIATGATAQYLGLESEQAFAGRGVSACATCDGFFYKDQPVMVVGGGNTAVEEALYLANIASHVTLVHRRDKVKSEKILQDHLFEREKEGKISILWNNQVDEVLGNDAGVTGVRIKSTTDGSAQDVNVQGVFIAIGHKPNTGLFEGQLELHNGYLVVKSGTQGNATQTSIPGVFAAGDVADHIYRQAITSAGSGCMAALDAERFLDGL, encoded by the coding sequence ATGAACACCGCCGTCAAAACACGTCATGTCCGCTTACTCATTTTAGGCTCAGGACCTGCAGGCTATAGTGCAGCCGTGTATGCTGCACGCGCTAATCTAAAACCAGTTTTGGTTGCCGGTTTACAAATTGGCGGACAGTTAACGACTACCAATGAAGTGGACAACTGGCCAGGTGACCCGCATGGTTTAACAGGCAATGCGCTGATGGAGCGTATGCAGGAACATGCTGAGCGTTACGGCACAGAGATCGTCTATGACCATATCAACTCGGTTGATCTTTCCCAGCGCCCATTTCGCCTGACTGGGGATATGGAGGAGTTCACCTGTGACGCGCTGATTATCGCGACTGGTGCAACAGCGCAATACTTGGGACTTGAATCTGAGCAAGCATTTGCTGGTCGTGGGGTTAGTGCCTGTGCAACCTGTGATGGTTTTTTCTATAAAGATCAACCTGTCATGGTTGTTGGTGGTGGTAATACTGCGGTGGAAGAAGCGCTCTACTTGGCGAACATTGCCAGCCATGTCACTTTGGTTCATCGCCGTGACAAGGTTAAATCTGAGAAGATCTTGCAAGACCATTTATTTGAACGTGAAAAAGAAGGCAAAATTTCTATTCTTTGGAACAATCAAGTCGATGAAGTCCTTGGTAATGATGCGGGTGTGACCGGCGTACGCATCAAGAGTACAACGGATGGCAGCGCTCAAGATGTTAATGTACAAGGTGTATTTATCGCGATTGGTCACAAACCCAATACCGGTTTGTTTGAAGGCCAACTGGAGCTGCACAATGGCTACTTGGTCGTGAAAAGCGGTACCCAAGGTAATGCGACTCAGACCAGTATCCCTGGTGTATTTGCCGCTGGTGACGTCGCTGACCATATCTACCGTCAGGCAATCACATCAGCAGGTTCAGGCTGTATGGCCGCGCTTGATGCAGAACGTTTCTTAGATGGTCTGTAA
- the aat gene encoding leucyl/phenylalanyl-tRNA--protein transferase gives MQSTQLPPSLWQFPDPTQADPEGEGLVAVGADLAPETILAAYQAGIFPWFNEDDPICWWSPEPRCIIIPHTFKPSKTLIRALKKNRYTLTLDHSFAAVMRACAGVRAYAEGTWINEEIITGYCGLHAAGLAHSVEVWEQTEQGDTTLVGGLYGVQIGQAFFGESMFSLRTDVSKMAFTFLMKLCAASNFPFVDCQLPNDHLMSLGATTLPRAQFLHQLKQVLAESAPDWHLLQNRHFNCAELLTPELFSGLIK, from the coding sequence ATGCAGTCCACTCAATTACCGCCGAGTCTTTGGCAATTCCCCGATCCTACTCAGGCTGACCCAGAAGGCGAAGGTTTGGTCGCGGTTGGGGCAGATCTGGCACCTGAAACGATTCTTGCTGCGTATCAAGCGGGTATTTTCCCTTGGTTTAATGAAGATGACCCCATTTGCTGGTGGAGTCCGGAACCGCGCTGCATCATCATCCCCCATACATTCAAGCCCTCAAAAACACTGATTCGCGCGCTTAAAAAGAACCGATACACCCTCACCCTCGACCATAGTTTTGCAGCAGTCATGCGTGCTTGCGCAGGGGTTCGTGCTTATGCCGAAGGGACATGGATCAATGAAGAGATCATCACCGGCTATTGTGGACTACATGCTGCAGGCTTAGCACATAGTGTGGAGGTCTGGGAGCAAACTGAGCAAGGTGATACAACGTTAGTGGGTGGATTGTATGGTGTCCAAATTGGACAGGCATTCTTTGGCGAATCGATGTTTAGCCTCCGCACTGATGTCTCAAAAATGGCCTTCACCTTTTTGATGAAACTCTGTGCGGCATCTAACTTCCCCTTTGTGGACTGCCAACTGCCAAACGATCACCTGATGAGTCTTGGCGCAACCACACTACCACGTGCACAATTTTTGCATCAATTAAAACAAGTGCTCGCTGAATCTGCCCCAGATTGGCATTTGTTACAGAATCGTCACTTTAACTGCGCCGAACTGTTGACCCCGGAACTTTTTTCGGGCTTGATTAAGTAA
- a CDS encoding arginyltransferase, with amino-acid sequence MSNMKNIRFYITPPHPCSYLDDRAARMVFIDPVRDLDLSTLSELSRQGFRRSGDFIYKPECHHCRQCLSSRIPAEEFQPDSSQRRAINRNKDLRMAIRSTRHATDIHYRLYARYIIERHADGDMFPPTREQFEKFLVTGGANSFFIEFWLNDRLMVVATCDPLDDGISAVYTFYDPDENKRSLGTFAIMQQIEWARANRLPYVYLGYWVPQSEKMRYKSNFLPIEVLLDGRWQRISRPMTVTEMDILVKRLSRDESIQDYKRLR; translated from the coding sequence ATGTCTAACATGAAAAACATTCGGTTTTACATCACACCGCCTCATCCGTGTAGCTATTTGGATGACCGTGCTGCACGCATGGTTTTTATTGATCCCGTTCGTGATCTTGATTTATCAACACTCTCTGAACTTTCACGTCAAGGATTCCGTCGCAGCGGCGATTTTATTTACAAACCGGAATGCCATCATTGTCGTCAGTGCTTGTCATCGCGTATTCCTGCCGAAGAGTTTCAACCAGATAGTAGTCAACGTCGCGCCATTAATCGCAATAAAGATCTGCGCATGGCGATCCGTTCAACCCGACATGCAACCGATATTCACTATCGTCTTTACGCACGCTATATCATTGAGCGCCATGCAGATGGCGATATGTTCCCGCCGACACGTGAGCAATTTGAGAAATTCTTGGTCACAGGAGGCGCTAATAGCTTCTTTATTGAATTCTGGCTGAATGATCGCCTGATGGTCGTGGCAACCTGCGACCCTCTAGATGATGGTATCTCAGCGGTTTACACCTTCTATGATCCGGATGAAAACAAGCGTAGCCTCGGTACCTTTGCCATCATGCAGCAAATTGAATGGGCACGAGCCAATCGCCTTCCCTATGTTTACTTGGGTTATTGGGTGCCGCAATCTGAAAAAATGCGCTATAAATCCAACTTCCTACCCATAGAAGTGCTATTGGATGGACGCTGGCAACGTATTTCCCGTCCGATGACGGTGACTGAAATGGATATTCTCGTCAAACGATTGTCGCGGGATGAAAGTATTCAGGATTATAAACGCCTGCGCTAG
- the rimI gene encoding ribosomal protein S18-alanine N-acetyltransferase, whose product MSKYAIRVMQAQDVSAVAAIEQQVEYHPWTANQFHESLNAGQRCTVITDGQQVVGFCILQPVLDEANLLLMAIDPALQGQGLGYLLLEESIERLGEGCVMIFLEVRQSNQAAIGLYQKAGFHQMGIRKNYYLADRAHFASGKEDAVLMALTRGNPFA is encoded by the coding sequence ATGTCGAAATATGCTATTCGTGTGATGCAGGCACAAGACGTCTCTGCAGTCGCAGCGATTGAGCAACAAGTGGAATATCATCCATGGACAGCGAACCAGTTTCATGAAAGTTTAAACGCGGGCCAACGCTGCACGGTGATTACAGATGGTCAGCAGGTGGTGGGTTTTTGTATTTTACAACCCGTTCTTGATGAGGCTAATTTACTGTTGATGGCGATTGATCCAGCCCTGCAAGGGCAGGGACTGGGCTATCTATTGCTTGAAGAGTCTATTGAACGCTTGGGCGAAGGGTGCGTCATGATCTTTCTTGAAGTGCGGCAAAGCAATCAAGCGGCCATTGGTTTATATCAAAAGGCGGGATTTCATCAAATGGGTATACGCAAAAATTATTATCTCGCCGATCGTGCTCACTTTGCCAGTGGCAAAGAAGATGCAGTCTTGATGGCTTTAACGCGGGGTAATCCTTTTGCTTAA